The following DNA comes from Apis cerana isolate GH-2021 linkage group LG14, AcerK_1.0, whole genome shotgun sequence.
aaatgaaaatcaacatTCCacttaaatttatgatttattattttttaaaaagtatcatCACTTTTCCCGCgaaataactattaattattttacttcctgttatattttcttaacggAAATACTTTTCAGCGAGATGATTGAAAGGAAATAGATGCCGCCACAAACtctgttttcaattttattcgtttttttgttttcttctttataatgaagaaactaaaattttctatttaaattatattctcttcaatatttatcagtataaatatagaagaattaatatattttttaataatttttaataaaataaattttaaatttatttttttttattaataaaattgtttttatttttttgtaaaatactgAAATGATcaggtttaaaaaaatataagttgatcttctatagatttattagattcttctcttctttcactcatttttttttttatgaaattgatattattttcgttctaAATGTTCCCTTTATCCTAAACTGCATTGATACgcgttataatatacaatgagaaataaaatatgatattaatatagtttTGTAAAATGATAACTCATGTTATGCAGCAAAGTTATCGAGCTAATTGTGTGATTAATGCTGCacacatttcaaaaaattccattGTATGATGACCTGTTGTTTGAGGTGGTGGAATTGTAGGatctaaagaatatttatattgaattataaaattatattaataaattactattaataaataaatatcaacttTAATTCTTTACCTCGTCCaatatcttcttcttcatttgataaggatttaaaatctaataagtAACTTTTATAATCAACTTGATAAAGTTGTAATGACATCTTACTATATCTatctgttaatttatttttttgacgaACTCTAACACTGTaagcatttataattttccattcctacaagcataaaaaattaatttataatttcaaaaattaattaaaagcaaaatcTTACAAAATTAAGAGCTTTCATTGCTCGATAAACTTCATTCATAATATCATTTGGTTTAGATTGCGAACGAATTCCTAAATGCCATTTAGCCCGTTTTATTGGTGTACCACGAGCACCTTGTGTTGAGGATGATGTGCTTCCTTGAGAACTTTGTCTTTCTCGTAATGCTaagatacaatataaattcattataaattaaaataaacaagaaagtaaataaattttcaaattatatatttataagttttttataaatttttaaatttatcttacgtGCTATTCTTTCTGGATGTGGTCTCAGAGGACTACTATTTGTATCATTGGGACTGAAAGCAACAGGAGGTGGACTAGAAGCTACatagaaatcttttaattctgCTTTAGCAGCTTCATCTGCAATTCTTTTATTGTCTATTATCAAGTGATAAGCAATTGCCAATTGATCATGAGGATCTCCACCTAATAATGCAGAATGAACTTCAGCttcttttacattaaatttttcgcaaACTTCATTTACTGCGTCTATATCGATTACAGAAGAGTCTTGTTCAACAGGCgaaggaaataaatatgaagGTAAATCCTTTTGAAACCATTCATGTTTcctaattcaaaaatatttatagctgTTTTCAgttgtattataaaagatttcaaaaaagatttaaaagaaacttttaaagaagatatataaaacataaaataaaatatataaataaaaaattaatatacttgaTATCTTCAATTGTTGCTCTTTTCATAGGATCCACTTGCAACATATGACATAAAAGACTTACAACACTCTTATTCAGATACTCTGGAATAGGGAAAACTCCagctaaaagaaatataaaatatttttatatgaattattgaaaagtaaagattatatatattgttcttatttacatttaattttacggAAAAGTGTTGGTACATGTTCATCATCAAATGGTAAAGT
Coding sequences within:
- the LOC108002261 gene encoding 5'-AMP-activated protein kinase catalytic subunit alpha-2, producing MSEKIPSNQPQPIVKIGHYTLGQTLGVGTFGKVKIGEHVLTKHKVAVKILNRQKIKSLDVVGKIRREIQNLKLFRHPHIIKLYQVISTPTDIFMIMEYVSGGELFDYIVKHGKLKEYEARRFFQQIISGVDYCHRHMIVHRDLKPENLLLDHNLHVKIADFGLSNMMMDGEFLRTSCGSPNYAAPEVISGKLYAGPEVDIWSCGIILYALLCGTLPFDDEHVPTLFRKIKSGVFPIPEYLNKSVVSLLCHMLQVDPMKRATIEDIKKHEWFQKDLPSYLFPSPVEQDSSVIDIDAVNEVCEKFNVKEAEVHSALLGGDPHDQLAIAYHLIIDNKRIADEAAKAELKDFYVASSPPPVAFSPNDTNSSPLRPHPERIAPLRERQSSQGSTSSSTQGARGTPIKRAKWHLGIRSQSKPNDIMNEVYRAMKALNFEWKIINAYSVRVRQKNKLTDRYSKMSLQLYQVDYKSYLLDFKSLSNEEEDIGRDPTIPPPQTTGHHTMEFFEMCAALITQLAR